One Choloepus didactylus isolate mChoDid1 chromosome 8, mChoDid1.pri, whole genome shotgun sequence DNA window includes the following coding sequences:
- the NET1 gene encoding neuroepithelial cell-transforming gene 1 protein isoform X1: MVAHDEIGGLLPIKRTIRVLDVNNQSFREQEEPSNKRVRPLGRVTSLANLISPVRNGAVRRFGQTIQSFTLRGDNRSPASVQKSYSRSTVPTPTKRRNSVLWSEMLDVNMKESLTTREIKRQEAIYEMSRGEKDLIEDLKLARKAYHDPMLKLSIMSEEELTHIFGDLDAYIPLHEDLLARIGEATKPDGTVEQIGHILVNWLPGLNAYRGYCSNQLAAKALLDQKKQDPRVQDFLQRCLESPFSRKLDLWSFLDIPRSRLVKYPLLLKEILRHTPKDHPDVQLLEEAVLIIQGVLSDINLKKGESECQYYIDKLEYLDEKQKDPRIEASKVLLCHGELKNKSGHKLYIFLFQDILVLTRPVTRNERHSYQVYRQPIPIQELVLEDLQDGDVRMGGSFRGAFSNSDKAKNIFRVRFQDPSPGQSHTLQANDVFHKQQWFNCIRTAIAPFQQATSPTELKDLPELNEECEENNPSASNIKAQRRASTVSSVIQVEVDDSASEYSSSVHTKEDTKTIKAHRTQSGFRKARDKAQLSGKRKETLV; this comes from the exons ATGGTGGCGCATGATGAGATTGGAGGTCTCCTACCTATTAAAAGGACTATTCGAGTCCTAGATGTTAACAATCAGTCCTTCAGAGAACAAGAG gaGCCAAGCAATAAAAGAGTTCGACCTCTAGGTCGGGTCACATCCTTAGCAAATTTAATCTCTCCAGTAAGAAATGGAGCAGTCAGACGCTTTGGTCAAACAATACAG tcATTTACCCTCCGTGGTGACAACAGATCTCCAGCTTCTGTCCAGAAATCATATAGCAGATCAACAGTCCCAACACccaccaaaagaagaaatagtgtACTATGGTCAGAGATGTTAGATGTCAATATGAAGGAGTCTTTAACAACCAGAGAAATCAAACGTCAGGAG gcaataTATGAAATGTCCCGAGGTGAAAAAGATTTAATTGAGGATCTCAAGCTTGCAAGAAAG GCCTACCATGACCCCATGTTAAAGTTGTCTATTATGTCAGAAGAGGAGCTCACACATATATTTGGTGATTTGGACGCTTACATACCTTTACATGAAG ATTTGTTGGCAAGAATAGGAGAAGCAACCAAGCCTGATGGAACAGTAGAGCAGATTGGTCATATTCTTGTGAACTGG TTGCCAGGCTTGAATGCCTACAGAGGCTATTGTAGTAACCAGTTGGCAGCCAAAgctcttcttgatcaaaagaaaCAAGATCCAAGAGTCCAAGACTTCCTTCAGCGATGTCTTGAGTCTCCTTTCAGTCGAAAACTAGATCTTTGGAGCTTCCTAGATATTCCTCGAAGTCGCCTAGTCAAGTACCCTTTactgttaaaagaaattcttAGACACACTCCAAAAGACCAccctgatgttcagcttctggaggAAGCT GTATTGATAATACAAGGAGTTCTCTCTGATATAAACTTGAAGAAAGGTGAATCAGAATGCCAGTATTACATTGACAAACTGGAGTATCTGGATGAAAAGCAGAAGGATCCTAGAATTGAAGCAAGCAAAGTATTACTTTGCCATGGGGAATTGAAGAATAAGAGCGGACAT AAACTTTACATTTTCCTGTTTCAAGACATCTTGGTTTTGACTCGGCCTGTTACACGGAATGAGCGTCACTCTTACCAAGTTTACCGGCAGCCAATCCCAATCCAAGAGCTGGTCTTAGAAGACCTGCAGGATGGAGATGTGAGAATGGGAGGATCCTTTCGAGGGGCTTTCAGCAACTCAGATAAAG ctaaaaatatctttagagtTCGCTTCCAAGACCCCTCTCCAGGCCAGTCTCACACTCTACAAGCCAATGATGTGTTCCATAAGCAGCAGTGGTTCAATTGCATTCGAACCGCTATTGCCCCTTTCCAGCAGGCCACCAGTCCCACAGAGCTTAAGGATTTGCCAGAGCTCAATGAAGAGTGCGAAGAGAACAACCCCTCTGCATCAAACATCAAAGCCCAGAGAAGGGCATCAACAGTTTCTAGTGTTATTCAGGTAGAAGTTGATGACAGTGCTTCAGAATATAGTTCCAgtgtacacacaaaagaagacacCAAGACTATAAAAGCACACCGAACACAGTCTGGGTTCCGAAAAGCAAGGGACAAAGCCCAGTTAAGTGGCAAACGGAAAGAGACTTTGGTATAA